In Candidatus Promineifilum breve, one genomic interval encodes:
- a CDS encoding nucleoside phosphorylase — protein sequence MPLTELPITGLPVGGVSPRVIVCGDPARADRIAERLDGPAPLSHRREYRAHRGAYRGLPITVCSHGIGAPGAAIAFEELIAAGARTILRVGTCGGMQADIHAGQLVIATAAVDNTGYGRETVPVGYPAAADPALTLALLRAAGETARAGIVLSRDSFYAGVAVAGAPDYRALAQARVLAVEMECAALFLVGSLRGARTAAILVVDGNVLETAESMESYQPGRDVVQAALDTAITAALEALCSPA from the coding sequence ATGCCACTCACCGAACTGCCCATCACCGGCCTGCCCGTCGGCGGCGTCAGCCCGCGGGTCATTGTCTGTGGCGACCCGGCGCGGGCCGACCGCATCGCCGAACGGCTGGACGGCCCCGCCCCGCTGAGCCACCGGCGCGAATACCGGGCGCACCGCGGCGCCTATCGCGGCCTGCCCATCACCGTGTGCTCCCACGGCATCGGCGCGCCGGGCGCGGCCATCGCCTTCGAGGAGCTGATCGCCGCCGGGGCGCGGACAATCCTGCGCGTCGGCACGTGCGGCGGGATGCAGGCCGACATCCACGCCGGGCAACTGGTCATCGCCACCGCCGCCGTGGATAACACCGGCTACGGCCGCGAGACGGTTCCGGTCGGCTATCCGGCGGCGGCCGACCCGGCGCTGACACTGGCCCTGCTGCGGGCCGCGGGCGAAACGGCGCGGGCCGGCATCGTCCTGTCGCGCGATAGCTTCTACGCCGGGGTGGCCGTGGCCGGAGCGCCCGACTACCGCGCGCTGGCGCAGGCCCGCGTGCTGGCGGTGGAGATGGAATGCGCGGCGCTATTCCTGGTGGGCAGCCTGCGCGGGGCGCGTACGGCGGCCATCCTGGTCGTTGACGGCAACGTGCTGGAAACGGCCGAGAGCATGGAGAGCTACCAGCCCGGCCGCGACGTCGTCCAGGCCGCGCTGGACACGGCCATCACCGCCGCCCTGGAAGCATTATGCAGCCCCGCCTGA
- the aceK gene encoding bifunctional isocitrate dehydrogenase kinase/phosphatase has translation MNQRLSGSRLANVGAKTISTAYATLHAQHQAITERARHRFDTQDWAGLQADTAERLGLYRRIVDLVEAAVRDLLGDRVEDKIIWASMKAVYSGLIADRDDWELAETFFNSATRRIFTTVGVDHHMEFVATDFETPPTRPRAPVYRVYNRAATTVDLIAAILRDFSFATPYRHADQDAGLIAGRITAQLEKLGALQTIDRVEMIRAPFFRGMGAYLVGRLFSGSHRIPLALALLHSPEGIVVDAVLLDENSVSILFSFAHSYFHVEVDRVYDLVHFLKSMLPRKRTGELYISLGYHKHGKTELYRDLLDHLASTTDKFEIARGQRGMVMLVFTMPGYDMVFKVIKDHFNYPKDSTRKEVMGKYDLVYRHDRAGRLVDAQAFEYLEFGRDLFSDELLAILAADCGQSVCITEESVVIAHAYFQRRVIPLDIYVREARDHAAHLAVCDYGQAIKDMASCNIFPGDMLLKNFGVTRHGRVVFYDYDELCLLEECNFRRLPPRDRYEEELAAEPWFHVNPNDIFPEEFPNFLGLSGALRAAFEDCHADLYTADYWREQQAALRAGRHAHIFPYQSEQRLYQDIYSL, from the coding sequence ATGAACCAGCGTCTGTCGGGTAGCCGGCTGGCGAACGTGGGGGCCAAGACGATCAGCACGGCCTATGCCACGCTGCACGCCCAACACCAGGCCATCACCGAGCGCGCCAGACACCGCTTCGACACGCAGGACTGGGCCGGCTTGCAGGCCGACACGGCCGAACGGCTGGGCCTCTACCGCCGCATCGTCGATCTGGTCGAGGCCGCCGTGCGCGACCTGCTGGGCGATCGCGTAGAGGACAAGATCATCTGGGCCAGCATGAAGGCCGTCTACTCCGGCCTCATCGCCGACCGCGACGATTGGGAGCTGGCCGAGACGTTCTTCAACTCGGCCACGCGGCGCATCTTCACCACCGTCGGCGTCGATCACCACATGGAGTTCGTCGCCACCGATTTCGAGACGCCGCCCACCCGGCCGCGCGCGCCCGTCTATCGCGTCTATAACCGGGCGGCCACGACGGTCGATCTCATCGCCGCCATCCTGCGCGATTTCAGCTTCGCCACGCCCTACCGCCACGCCGACCAGGATGCCGGTCTGATCGCCGGGCGCATCACCGCCCAATTGGAAAAGCTGGGCGCGTTGCAGACGATCGACCGGGTGGAGATGATCCGCGCGCCCTTCTTCCGGGGCATGGGGGCCTATCTGGTCGGCCGCCTGTTCAGCGGTTCGCATCGCATCCCGCTGGCCCTGGCCCTGCTCCATTCGCCGGAGGGGATCGTCGTCGATGCTGTCCTGCTGGACGAGAACAGCGTCAGCATCCTTTTCAGCTTCGCCCACTCCTATTTCCACGTCGAGGTCGACCGCGTCTATGATCTGGTGCATTTCCTGAAGAGCATGTTGCCGCGCAAGCGCACGGGCGAACTCTACATCTCGTTGGGCTATCACAAGCATGGCAAGACTGAACTCTATCGCGACCTGCTCGATCATCTGGCGTCCACCACCGACAAATTCGAGATCGCCCGCGGCCAGCGCGGCATGGTCATGCTGGTGTTCACCATGCCCGGCTATGACATGGTCTTCAAGGTCATCAAGGATCACTTCAACTATCCCAAGGACTCGACGCGCAAGGAGGTCATGGGCAAGTATGATCTGGTCTATCGCCACGACCGCGCCGGGCGGCTGGTCGATGCCCAGGCGTTTGAATATCTGGAGTTCGGCCGCGACCTGTTTTCGGACGAGTTGCTGGCGATCCTGGCCGCCGATTGCGGCCAGTCGGTGTGCATCACCGAGGAGTCGGTGGTCATCGCCCATGCCTATTTCCAGCGGCGGGTCATCCCCCTGGACATCTACGTGCGCGAGGCGCGCGACCACGCCGCCCATCTGGCCGTCTGCGACTACGGGCAGGCGATCAAGGACATGGCCTCGTGTAACATCTTCCCCGGCGACATGTTGCTGAAAAACTTCGGCGTCACCCGCCACGGTCGCGTCGTGTTCTACGACTACGATGAGTTGTGTTTGCTGGAGGAGTGCAACTTCCGCCGCCTGCCACCGCGCGACCGCTACGAAGAGGAGTTGGCGGCCGAACCGTGGTTCCACGTGAACCCCAACGACATCTTTCCCGAAGAGTTCCCCAACTTCCTGGGCCTGTCGGGCGCGTTGCGGGCCGCGTTTGAGGACTGCCACGCCGACCTCTACACCGCCGACTATTGGCGCGAGCAGCAGGCCGCCCTGCGCGCCGGCCGCCACGCCCATATCTTCCCCTACCAATCCGAACAACGTTTATATCAGGACATTTACTCATTATGA
- a CDS encoding potassium channel beta subunit family protein, with protein sequence MEYRRLGQSGLPVSVLSYGSWVTFSNQLAVDAALETMTAAYDAGINFFDNAEVYAMGQSETIMGQALQRAGWPRDTYIVSSKVFWGAVNDPKPTQRGLHRKHVFEACHDALRRLQLDYLDLYFCHRPDVNTPIEETVRTMTDLVRQGKVLYWGTSEWSAQQITEAHGAARQYGLVPPTMEQPEYNMFHRERVEKEYAPLYETVGLGTTIWSPLAGGMLTGKYNDGIPADSRAQLPGYEWMRAQVESEEGQRRIAKVRELTGIANGLGSTPTLLALAWCLKNPRVSTVILGASRVEQLRDNLQALELLPQLTDDVMAAIEGVLGNKPAPPPAY encoded by the coding sequence ATGGAATATCGCCGTTTAGGTCAATCGGGCCTGCCCGTCAGCGTCCTGTCGTATGGCTCGTGGGTCACATTCAGTAACCAGTTGGCGGTCGATGCCGCCCTGGAGACCATGACCGCCGCCTACGACGCGGGGATCAACTTCTTCGACAACGCCGAAGTCTACGCGATGGGCCAATCGGAAACCATCATGGGCCAGGCGCTGCAACGCGCCGGCTGGCCGCGTGATACGTATATCGTCTCCAGCAAGGTCTTCTGGGGGGCCGTGAACGACCCCAAGCCGACCCAGCGCGGCCTGCACCGCAAACACGTCTTCGAGGCCTGCCACGACGCCCTGCGCCGGCTCCAGCTTGATTATCTTGACCTCTACTTTTGCCATCGCCCCGACGTCAACACGCCGATCGAGGAGACCGTGCGCACGATGACCGACCTGGTGCGGCAGGGCAAGGTGCTCTATTGGGGCACGTCGGAATGGTCGGCCCAGCAAATCACCGAGGCCCACGGCGCGGCCCGCCAGTACGGCCTCGTGCCGCCGACGATGGAACAGCCGGAATACAATATGTTCCACCGCGAGCGCGTCGAGAAAGAGTACGCGCCGCTGTATGAAACGGTGGGGCTGGGCACGACGATCTGGTCGCCGCTGGCCGGCGGCATGCTGACCGGCAAATACAACGACGGCATCCCCGCCGACTCGCGCGCCCAACTGCCGGGCTACGAATGGATGAGGGCGCAGGTCGAGAGCGAGGAAGGCCAACGGCGCATCGCCAAAGTGCGCGAATTGACCGGGATTGCCAACGGGCTAGGCTCCACCCCAACCCTTCTGGCGCTGGCCTGGTGCCTGAAGAACCCGCGCGTCAGCACGGTCATCCTCGGCGCGTCGCGCGTCGAGCAACTGCGCGACAATCTCCAGGCGCTGGAATTGCTGCCGCAACTGACCGATGACGTCATGGCCGCCATCGAGGGCGTGCTGGGCAACAAGCCCGCCCCGCCGCCGGCATATTAG
- a CDS encoding Trm112 family protein, which translates to MANQTNGLQSPISPDLLEILRDPQAIQESARHGADPGRLELVRGAWLVSADTGYKYPIRDGIPVMLIEEGARWKDTPVEALPVPPPAAAPAPVTRGDEAAIAAPAAGPDPRLLIAAAVAFLVLVLVVVGLTRRQATSDSEQPPAA; encoded by the coding sequence ATGGCAAACCAAACGAACGGCTTGCAATCGCCCATCAGTCCCGATCTGCTCGAAATCCTGCGCGACCCGCAGGCCATCCAGGAAAGCGCGCGCCACGGCGCCGACCCCGGCCGGCTGGAGCTGGTGCGCGGCGCGTGGCTGGTGTCGGCCGACACCGGCTATAAATATCCCATCCGCGACGGCATCCCGGTGATGCTGATCGAGGAAGGAGCGCGTTGGAAGGATACGCCGGTGGAGGCGCTGCCGGTGCCGCCGCCCGCCGCCGCGCCCGCGCCGGTCACGCGCGGTGACGAGGCCGCCATCGCCGCGCCCGCCGCCGGCCCCGACCCGCGCCTGCTCATCGCCGCCGCCGTGGCCTTCCTGGTGTTGGTGCTGGTCGTGGTCGGGTTGACCCGTCGCCAGGCGACCAGCGACAGCGAACAACCGCCGGCCGCATGA
- a CDS encoding GNAT family N-acetyltransferase translates to MQPRLSQLAAQRRAIRRLLREHDPADAMAAYYAFHHPDDRTTLVLAPEDVEAGSIGQADGYVALSRTGIDLFRPLVTMRLPTDRDPDSAQLAVDLIGRALAPGQPVILNVPARYHPLITALFDVQAEEELRLLALAPADYEPIINVLVTRSEGPGGLPRYAIRSSADGREEVVATASLNWQSPHYGEIAVNTRPQYRRQGWGRSVVAALSGHLLDSGRAPLYVVSEANGASAALAESVGFTDTGARELLLQAALKER, encoded by the coding sequence ATGCAGCCCCGCCTGAGCCAACTGGCCGCCCAACGGCGGGCCATCCGCCGCCTGCTGCGCGAACACGACCCGGCCGATGCCATGGCCGCCTACTACGCCTTCCATCACCCGGACGACCGGACGACGCTCGTCCTGGCCCCGGAGGACGTGGAGGCCGGATCGATTGGTCAGGCCGACGGCTACGTGGCATTGTCGCGCACGGGCATCGACCTGTTTCGACCGCTGGTCACCATGCGCCTGCCGACCGACCGCGACCCGGATAGCGCCCAGCTCGCCGTAGACCTCATCGGCCGCGCCCTGGCTCCCGGCCAGCCGGTCATCCTGAACGTGCCCGCCCGCTATCACCCCCTCATCACCGCCCTGTTCGACGTGCAGGCCGAAGAAGAGTTGCGGCTGCTGGCCCTGGCCCCGGCGGATTACGAGCCGATCATCAACGTGTTGGTGACGCGGAGCGAGGGGCCGGGCGGGCTGCCGCGCTATGCCATCCGCTCGTCGGCCGACGGTCGGGAGGAAGTGGTGGCCACGGCCTCGCTCAACTGGCAATCGCCCCATTACGGCGAGATCGCCGTCAATACGCGGCCGCAATACCGGCGTCAGGGCTGGGGCCGCAGCGTCGTGGCCGCCCTCAGCGGCCACCTCCTCGACAGCGGGCGCGCCCCGCTCTACGTCGTTTCCGAGGCCAATGGCGCGTCGGCGGCCCTGGCCGAGAGCGTCGGATTCACCGATACCGG
- a CDS encoding serine hydrolase, with translation MAVRARRTISRFLLLLGLVMALGACRSPAATPVATLPAAGSFSTVAPPQVVTAPAATTTPIAPTLPASTPLASTLPASTPIYTGPLSPPCGLILPALPAATPAAPLDWDVSDAARATLRAQAPAAAWPALQRLLDAPATVGLVAFQAGQPEQGLYLNANAPMPLASVAKIITLVAYAEAVAAGELNPQEAIPLAELDRYYLPNFDLGAHRRAVAELRAEGRLLPPEDDPAVALADVAWMMIRHSSNAAADYLHLRLGQERIEQTAVTLGLNETPGSHSAPCTFLGQFLMMGNHSRQTDDWAALAALTADPAAAERYGREVALLADAYRFQPDFRAGEVAWRERTRRPSTDTQRYFAANLAPQGTAGAYAALMLRLAQNGLSNGDSSFQARRVLEWTNQFPANQELFSNVGYKNGSLPGVLTTTYYAYRWDDAAPVVVVLFYRDLPQQTYREWRFDLPHDELARWLLADPAAIPALAAALPATTTAP, from the coding sequence TTGGCCGTTCGCGCCCGCCGCACAATCTCACGTTTCCTCCTGTTGCTCGGCCTGGTCATGGCACTGGGGGCTTGCCGCTCGCCGGCCGCGACGCCGGTAGCCACCTTGCCCGCGGCCGGATCATTTTCGACCGTCGCCCCGCCCCAAGTCGTCACCGCGCCCGCGGCCACTACGACGCCAATCGCGCCGACGCTGCCGGCGTCCACGCCCCTGGCGTCCACGCTCCCAGCGTCCACGCCGATCTACACCGGTCCGCTATCGCCCCCGTGCGGCCTGATCTTGCCCGCCCTGCCCGCCGCCACGCCCGCCGCGCCCCTCGACTGGGACGTATCCGACGCGGCGCGGGCCACGCTGCGGGCGCAGGCCCCGGCCGCCGCCTGGCCCGCGCTGCAACGGCTGCTCGACGCGCCCGCTACGGTGGGGCTGGTCGCCTTCCAGGCCGGGCAGCCAGAGCAGGGCCTCTATCTCAACGCCAACGCGCCCATGCCTCTGGCCTCGGTCGCCAAGATCATCACCCTGGTGGCCTACGCCGAAGCCGTGGCCGCCGGCGAACTGAACCCGCAGGAAGCCATCCCGTTGGCTGAACTGGATCGCTACTACCTGCCCAACTTCGATCTGGGGGCGCACCGGCGGGCGGTGGCCGAGTTGCGCGCCGAAGGCCGCCTGTTGCCGCCCGAAGACGACCCGGCCGTCGCGCTGGCCGACGTGGCCTGGATGATGATCCGCCACAGTTCCAACGCCGCCGCCGACTATCTGCACCTGCGGCTGGGGCAGGAGCGCATCGAGCAGACGGCTGTGACCCTGGGCCTGAACGAAACGCCGGGCAGCCATAGCGCGCCGTGTACCTTCCTGGGCCAATTCCTGATGATGGGCAACCACAGCCGCCAAACCGACGACTGGGCCGCGCTGGCCGCCCTGACCGCTGATCCGGCGGCGGCCGAACGGTATGGCCGCGAGGTAGCCCTGCTGGCCGACGCCTACCGTTTCCAGCCCGACTTTCGCGCCGGCGAGGTGGCCTGGCGCGAGCGCACACGGCGGCCGAGCACCGACACCCAGCGCTATTTTGCCGCCAACCTGGCCCCGCAGGGCACGGCCGGGGCCTATGCCGCCCTGATGCTGCGGCTGGCCCAGAACGGCCTGAGCAACGGCGACAGCAGCTTCCAGGCCCGGCGCGTCCTGGAATGGACAAATCAGTTCCCGGCCAATCAGGAGCTATTCAGCAACGTCGGCTATAAGAACGGCTCGCTGCCCGGCGTGCTGACGACCACTTATTACGCCTACCGCTGGGATGATGCCGCGCCGGTCGTCGTCGTGCTGTTCTATCGCGACCTGCCGCAGCAGACGTACCGCGAATGGCGCTTCGACCTGCCCCACGACGAGCTGGCCCGCTGGCTGCTGGCCGACCCGGCGGCGATTCCGGCGCTGGCCGCGGCCCTGCCGGCGACGACGACCGCGCCATGA